Proteins encoded in a region of the Prochlorococcus marinus CUG1416 genome:
- a CDS encoding TIGR04168 family protein encodes MKVLSIIKPNMVLFVGDISDGSVKIIKKINEIKIPTFVILGNHDRGKDSTGEILSKQIRILGEKYCAWDLKVFNNQINLLSARPCSSGGGYYLSKEVKGVYGPITEQDSINKIIRCSEETIDEIPLIIMSHAGPSGLGSEPKSICGKDWKIPSIDWGDRDLSVAISQIQKKRKVELVIFGHMHNRLKRNLGLREMFKIDSKGTIYFNTAVVPRYKTDEDGKLLINFSWIEFKKKELINVSHRWYSESGEICEEDKFF; translated from the coding sequence TTGAAAGTTTTATCGATTATTAAACCAAATATGGTTTTATTTGTTGGTGATATTTCTGATGGGAGTGTCAAAATAATAAAAAAAATCAATGAGATCAAAATTCCTACTTTTGTGATTTTAGGAAATCATGATAGAGGTAAGGATTCTACAGGTGAAATTCTCTCAAAGCAGATACGTATTCTTGGTGAAAAATATTGTGCATGGGATTTAAAAGTTTTTAATAATCAAATTAATTTACTTTCTGCGAGACCATGTAGTTCTGGAGGTGGTTATTATCTCTCAAAAGAAGTTAAAGGCGTTTATGGACCTATCACCGAACAAGATTCAATAAATAAAATTATCAGATGTTCAGAGGAGACTATTGATGAGATCCCTTTAATAATTATGTCTCATGCTGGCCCTTCTGGTTTAGGCTCAGAACCTAAAAGCATTTGTGGGAAGGACTGGAAAATACCCTCTATAGATTGGGGAGATAGAGATTTGTCTGTGGCTATTTCTCAAATACAAAAGAAACGAAAAGTTGAGCTTGTAATTTTTGGTCATATGCACAATCGACTTAAAAGAAATCTTGGTTTAAGAGAGATGTTTAAAATTGATAGCAAAGGAACAATTTATTTCAACACTGCTGTAGTGCCAAGATATAAAACTGATGAAGATGGAAAATTATTAATTAACTTTTCATGGATTGAGTTTAAAAAAAAGGAATTAATAAATGTTTCTCATCGATGGTATTCAGAGTCTGGTGAAATTTGTGAAGAAGATAAATTTTTTTAG
- a CDS encoding TPM domain-containing protein: protein MPSKINYLLGIFLSILVLISNRPVFAINNPNLLPEEKTPVIDLAKTLSPIQKKSLEDKLNNLEIESGWKIKYLSQFESSPGSAIKDYWDLDETSLLIVADPRGGNLLNFNVGEAYFNFMPRLFWVELQTRFGNQYYVKDHGEDGAVLDAINSVKICLERGGCQVVPGLPKEQYIWTLCTSILGGLVAGFASAPRKEGQVISIGFLALLSPLWGMLFGIFGLAPIISRTNDLLPLFKNGLAFTAAGIAGYILSQTLFARYKKPKNT, encoded by the coding sequence ATGCCTTCAAAGATTAACTATTTATTGGGAATATTTCTATCTATATTAGTTTTAATTTCAAATAGACCCGTTTTCGCTATAAATAATCCAAATCTCTTACCAGAAGAAAAAACACCCGTAATTGATTTAGCTAAAACATTAAGCCCTATCCAGAAAAAATCTTTAGAGGATAAGCTCAACAATCTAGAAATTGAAAGTGGGTGGAAAATCAAATATTTATCTCAGTTTGAGAGTTCTCCTGGCAGCGCAATAAAGGACTATTGGGATTTAGATGAGACAAGTTTGTTAATAGTTGCAGATCCTAGAGGAGGAAATTTACTCAACTTTAACGTCGGAGAGGCTTATTTTAATTTTATGCCAAGGTTATTTTGGGTTGAACTTCAAACAAGATTTGGTAATCAATATTATGTGAAAGATCACGGTGAGGACGGTGCAGTATTAGATGCAATTAATTCAGTAAAGATTTGCCTTGAAAGAGGAGGGTGTCAAGTTGTCCCTGGCCTACCCAAAGAGCAATATATATGGACTTTATGTACTTCCATTCTTGGAGGTTTAGTAGCAGGTTTCGCATCTGCTCCAAGAAAAGAAGGTCAAGTCATATCAATTGGATTTTTAGCTCTTCTTTCCCCTTTATGGGGAATGTTATTTGGAATTTTTGGTTTAGCGCCGATAATATCCAGAACAAATGATTTATTACCTTTATTTAAAAATGGTTTAGCTTTTACAGCCGCAGGAATTGCGGGCTATATCTTATCTCAAACATTGTTTGCAAGATATAAAAAGCCCAAGAACACTTAA
- a CDS encoding SAM-dependent methyltransferase, translating to MNSLPANNPDWIVKKIIKMGGAISFYDYMNFVLNDPINGYYGSGKAKLGVRGDFVTSSSLSDDFAFLVGKQIEDWLIQFKSILLSNQKLAVIEFGAGDGSFMSGLIKYLLGSGKNFLKGVSFIIIEPNKGMVEKQKNKLENFLNLGIDILWKGLEEVEENNINGIVIANEVLDALPVERITFSKGKLFRQAVSIDKISSRLFIDEMPITSELGKSIELAKSKLGINIPPKDALEGWTTEWHVDNSKWLKALYGRINNGILLIIDYAKEAEKYYTSRNSDGTMVTYKNQRMINNVLDSPGNCDLTSHVCVETLINDAENLGFNTVGITKQGEALLALGLAERLYGIQKEFKEDLSNALLRRETLLRLVDPVCLGDFKWFVFKKFKEKKMNINSTCLR from the coding sequence ATGAATAGCTTACCCGCGAATAATCCTGATTGGATAGTAAAAAAAATAATAAAAATGGGTGGGGCTATAAGTTTTTATGACTATATGAATTTTGTTTTAAATGATCCTATCAATGGTTACTATGGCAGTGGTAAAGCTAAGTTAGGCGTTCGAGGCGATTTTGTTACATCATCCTCATTATCAGATGATTTTGCTTTTTTAGTGGGTAAACAAATAGAAGATTGGTTGATTCAGTTCAAAAGTATTCTTTTATCTAATCAGAAATTAGCTGTAATTGAATTTGGAGCTGGAGATGGAAGCTTTATGAGTGGATTAATTAAATATTTATTAGGAAGTGGCAAGAATTTTTTGAAAGGAGTTTCTTTTATAATCATTGAACCTAATAAAGGGATGGTAGAAAAACAAAAAAATAAATTGGAGAATTTTTTAAACTTAGGTATTGATATTTTATGGAAAGGTTTGGAAGAAGTAGAGGAAAATAATATCAATGGAATAGTTATAGCAAATGAGGTTTTAGATGCTTTGCCGGTAGAGAGAATTACCTTTTCAAAAGGAAAATTATTTCGTCAAGCAGTATCTATAGACAAAATATCCAGTAGATTATTTATTGATGAAATGCCAATTACAAGTGAATTAGGAAAAAGTATCGAACTTGCTAAAAGTAAACTGGGGATAAATATTCCGCCTAAAGATGCCCTTGAAGGATGGACGACAGAATGGCATGTAGACAACTCAAAATGGTTAAAAGCTCTTTATGGGAGAATCAATAATGGTATCTTATTGATAATTGATTACGCCAAAGAAGCTGAGAAATACTATACCTCTAGGAATTCTGATGGAACGATGGTTACTTATAAAAATCAAAGAATGATAAATAATGTTCTAGATTCTCCTGGGAATTGCGATTTAACATCTCATGTGTGCGTAGAAACTTTAATTAATGATGCTGAGAATCTAGGATTTAATACTGTTGGAATAACTAAACAAGGAGAGGCTTTGTTGGCACTTGGTTTAGCAGAGAGACTTTATGGAATTCAGAAAGAGTTTAAGGAGGATTTATCAAATGCTCTTTTAAGAAGAGAGACATTATTGAGACTGGTTGATCCTGTCTGTCTTGGTGATTTTAAGTGGTTTGTTTTTAAAAAGTTTAAGGAGAAGAAGATGAATATAAATTCAACCTGCCTTCGTTAA
- the aroB gene encoding 3-dehydroquinate synthase, translating to MNKRKILVPLGDKSYEVTLEAGILNNICEELLKIGITKNRKILVISNEEISNLYGEKFLNNLKDNNFKAQICLIKAGESHKNLKTLSEIYDVAFEFGLDRNSIIIALGGGIVGDVSGFAAATWLRGIEYIQIPTTLLSMVDSSVGGKTGVNHPKGKNLIGAFNQPKAVFIDPETLKSLPKREFSAGMAEVIKYGVIRDKELFEYLEIEKNKNELINLKNEYLIKVINSSIKTKSHVVSQDEHENGIRAILNYGHSFGHVIENLCGYGKFLHGEAISIGMNIAGKIAIEKGLWSREQLERQQNLLESYNLPTEIPNINKEDVMTILMGDKKVRDGKMRFILPKEIGEVDIYDDVEDSLFLKFFS from the coding sequence GTGAATAAGAGAAAAATATTAGTCCCATTAGGTGATAAGTCATACGAAGTAACTCTAGAAGCAGGAATACTAAATAATATCTGCGAAGAACTTTTAAAAATTGGAATAACAAAAAATAGAAAAATACTTGTGATTTCAAATGAAGAAATATCAAACTTATATGGAGAAAAATTCTTAAATAATTTAAAAGATAATAATTTTAAGGCCCAAATATGCCTTATCAAGGCCGGAGAATCTCATAAAAACTTGAAAACTTTAAGTGAAATATATGATGTTGCATTTGAATTTGGTTTAGATAGAAATTCAATAATCATTGCACTTGGAGGAGGAATTGTTGGAGATGTCAGTGGTTTTGCTGCGGCAACTTGGTTGAGAGGTATCGAATATATTCAGATTCCAACAACATTATTATCAATGGTTGATTCATCTGTCGGAGGGAAAACAGGGGTGAATCATCCTAAAGGCAAAAACTTAATTGGAGCTTTCAATCAACCTAAAGCTGTTTTTATTGATCCAGAAACTTTGAAAAGTTTGCCCAAAAGAGAATTTAGTGCCGGTATGGCCGAAGTAATAAAATACGGAGTCATAAGAGATAAAGAACTTTTCGAATACTTAGAAATTGAAAAGAACAAGAATGAACTTATAAATCTAAAAAATGAATATTTAATTAAAGTAATTAATAGTTCAATTAAAACTAAGTCTCATGTCGTTTCTCAGGACGAACATGAAAATGGTATTAGAGCAATATTGAATTATGGGCATTCTTTTGGTCACGTTATTGAAAATTTATGTGGATACGGCAAATTTCTACATGGTGAGGCGATATCAATTGGGATGAATATTGCGGGGAAAATAGCAATTGAGAAAGGGTTATGGTCTAGAGAACAATTAGAGAGACAGCAGAATCTTTTGGAGAGTTACAATCTACCTACCGAGATCCCCAACATAAATAAAGAAGACGTTATGACAATACTTATGGGTGACAAAAAAGTTCGTGATGGAAAAATGAGATTCATCTTACCGAAAGAAATAGGTGAGGTTGATATATATGATGACGTAGAGGATTCATTATTTTTAAAGTTTTTTTCTTAA
- a CDS encoding 5-(carboxyamino)imidazole ribonucleotide synthase — protein MSLKKNIKNIKKNYSLGIIGGGQLALMLTEAAKKRNLEVCVQTKSCEDPAASKADYVIEADPLKIRGNKSLINECEAIIFENEWIKIDKLNLIDNNDIFIPSLDAIKPLVDRFSQKKLIDNMNIPCPKWIRIEDFKNLSDEEINNWSFPLMAKSNKGGYDGKGNKKIKTKEDLDSFVKENNSDDCLIEEWIDYEKELALVGSRDHTGKIRFFPIVETFQSNHVCDWVLAPAATEYDLNLFAINIFSSIVNELNYVGVLGIEFFYGDNGLLINEIAPRTHNSAHFSIEACSSSQFDQYVCISSGIMPPEIKMNCEGAIMINLLGLKNNFPISMEKRFKMLSEIEGSNIHCYGKSREILGRKMAHITFLLNGETHSERYDEAQVLLTMVRDIWPSPNA, from the coding sequence ATGAGTTTAAAAAAAAATATAAAAAATATTAAGAAAAATTATTCTCTAGGAATAATTGGCGGTGGTCAACTGGCTTTGATGTTAACTGAGGCAGCAAAAAAAAGAAATTTAGAAGTATGTGTTCAAACAAAATCTTGTGAGGATCCTGCTGCTTCAAAAGCAGATTATGTTATTGAAGCTGATCCTTTAAAGATAAGGGGTAATAAATCATTAATTAATGAGTGTGAAGCTATAATTTTTGAAAATGAATGGATAAAAATTGATAAATTAAATTTAATTGATAATAATGATATATTCATCCCAAGCCTCGATGCAATTAAGCCTTTAGTAGATAGGTTTTCTCAAAAAAAACTAATAGATAATATGAATATTCCCTGTCCAAAATGGATAAGAATTGAAGATTTTAAAAATCTCTCGGATGAGGAAATCAATAATTGGAGTTTCCCTTTAATGGCAAAATCAAATAAAGGTGGATATGACGGTAAAGGGAACAAAAAAATAAAGACAAAAGAAGATTTAGATTCTTTTGTAAAAGAGAATAATTCTGATGATTGCTTAATAGAAGAATGGATAGATTATGAAAAAGAACTGGCTCTTGTCGGTTCAAGAGATCATACTGGTAAGATTAGATTCTTTCCAATTGTTGAAACATTCCAATCAAACCATGTTTGTGATTGGGTTCTTGCTCCAGCAGCAACTGAATATGATTTAAACTTATTTGCAATAAATATTTTCTCTTCAATAGTAAATGAACTTAATTACGTTGGAGTTTTAGGTATTGAGTTCTTCTATGGAGACAATGGTCTTTTAATTAATGAAATAGCTCCAAGAACTCACAACTCTGCTCATTTTTCTATTGAGGCTTGTTCTTCAAGCCAGTTTGATCAATATGTTTGTATTTCTTCTGGAATAATGCCACCTGAAATTAAAATGAATTGTGAGGGAGCAATTATGATAAATCTTCTCGGATTAAAAAATAATTTCCCAATTTCAATGGAAAAAAGATTTAAAATGTTATCTGAAATTGAGGGTTCTAATATTCATTGTTATGGCAAATCTCGAGAAATTCTTGGACGAAAAATGGCTCATATCACATTTTTATTGAATGGTGAAACTCATTCAGAAAGATATGATGAAGCTCAAGTTTTATTAACTATGGTAAGAGACATTTGGCCATCTCCAAATGCATAA
- a CDS encoding DUF1651 domain-containing protein yields MTLGGANVWTNFSYGYRNESPSGWLLSPDRKRLILFKRNEKSPRNSMRIFAHTYYANHFGEPMAIKSSTQMYLDNAWDKWHDLQLEGWTFEELELPESV; encoded by the coding sequence ATGACTTTAGGAGGAGCTAATGTTTGGACTAATTTTTCTTACGGTTATCGTAATGAGTCCCCAAGTGGTTGGTTGCTTAGCCCAGACCGCAAAAGATTAATTTTATTTAAAAGGAACGAAAAATCTCCAAGAAATAGTATGAGAATTTTTGCTCATACATATTATGCAAATCATTTTGGTGAGCCAATGGCAATCAAATCATCAACTCAAATGTATTTGGATAATGCCTGGGATAAATGGCATGACCTTCAATTAGAAGGTTGGACTTTTGAAGAACTTGAATTACCTGAATCAGTATGA
- a CDS encoding NAD-dependent DNA ligase translates to MKTYLEERIEWYDYNYRNGNALISDKQFDQLEKNLLRINPDCDYFKKKNKLVLPSLERDSIDKFLKGLLADTRLIIEPKIDGCAVALQYRNGTLEKAISRKGTDVTSKLVKLQDIPNHLPIRGVLQVRGELYAPNQNPNISQRISSGFLRAKEGFPKSLSFCAFQIINSTLNQYESKKSLSQLGFTIPQDISCNFTSQVQVFRNQWLEGKLFRKYPTDGIVVKINSRKLQLIREKSNLDYPYWQIAIKS, encoded by the coding sequence ATGAAGACTTATTTAGAAGAACGAATTGAATGGTATGACTATAATTATAGAAATGGTAATGCATTAATTTCTGATAAGCAGTTCGACCAACTTGAAAAGAATTTATTGAGAATAAACCCTGATTGTGATTACTTTAAAAAGAAAAATAAACTAGTTTTACCTTCATTAGAAAGGGATTCAATAGATAAATTTTTGAAAGGATTATTAGCAGATACCAGATTAATAATTGAGCCTAAAATTGATGGTTGTGCTGTTGCTTTGCAATATAGGAATGGAACCTTGGAGAAAGCAATTTCAAGAAAAGGGACCGACGTAACAAGTAAACTTGTAAAACTTCAAGATATTCCCAATCATCTCCCTATTCGAGGAGTTCTTCAAGTTAGAGGTGAACTATATGCACCCAATCAAAACCCAAATATCTCCCAAAGAATCTCTTCCGGATTTCTCAGAGCTAAAGAAGGATTTCCTAAAAGTCTATCCTTTTGCGCATTTCAAATAATTAATTCAACACTTAACCAATATGAGTCCAAAAAGAGTCTATCTCAGCTAGGTTTCACGATCCCTCAGGATATTTCATGCAACTTTACGAGCCAAGTTCAAGTATTTAGAAACCAATGGCTAGAAGGGAAGCTTTTTAGGAAATATCCAACTGATGGGATAGTAGTAAAGATCAATTCAAGAAAATTACAATTAATAAGAGAAAAATCAAATTTAGATTACCCTTATTGGCAGATAGCAATAAAAAGTTAA
- a CDS encoding Notch domain-containing protein produces MSNKFYEWWKNHRKVVTYGAFIVLFSFYLSPVVKEAEYKNQCIKHSTKGALTKFNKDDIGETLLKETGLKIDELAKIEGYKNCIN; encoded by the coding sequence GTGTCTAATAAATTTTATGAATGGTGGAAAAACCATAGAAAAGTTGTAACTTATGGAGCTTTTATAGTCTTATTTAGTTTTTATTTATCTCCTGTTGTCAAAGAAGCAGAATATAAAAACCAATGCATTAAGCACTCTACTAAGGGAGCATTAACTAAATTTAATAAAGACGATATAGGAGAAACCTTATTAAAAGAAACAGGTTTAAAAATTGACGAACTAGCGAAGATTGAAGGTTATAAGAATTGCATTAATTAA
- a CDS encoding DUF1651 domain-containing protein, with the protein MTSGVANVRTYFYRSSLIDPPTGWLFNQKSGFLIFFESYKKSVSNNLKVYTHLFYSNELGEPAQLKNSRLHSIECAYETWNELISGGWQIVTNKFQ; encoded by the coding sequence ATGACTTCAGGAGTCGCTAATGTTCGGACTTATTTTTATCGTAGCAGCCTTATTGACCCCCCAACTGGCTGGTTGTTTAACCAAAAAAGTGGTTTCTTGATTTTTTTTGAGAGTTATAAGAAATCTGTATCTAATAACTTAAAAGTATACACTCACCTTTTTTATTCAAATGAATTAGGTGAACCAGCCCAGCTTAAAAATTCAAGGCTTCATTCTATTGAGTGTGCTTATGAAACATGGAATGAATTAATTTCAGGAGGTTGGCAAATTGTTACTAATAAATTCCAGTAA